Genomic DNA from Hordeum vulgare subsp. vulgare chromosome 2H, MorexV3_pseudomolecules_assembly, whole genome shotgun sequence:
AATTTAGTATAGTCAAAACAGATCAATCCAGATGTAGAAACGTAAAGGGCAAAAGGCAAAGTGTCCACCCGTCAGAAGATTTCTAcccaagaaagaaagaaaaggaagGTGCGAATTTCCCTCGGGATttaggcgccgccgccgccgctaacGTAGCAGTAGCACACCACACCGCACCACCAGGCTCCAGctgagctctctctctctttctcgctcTTGTGGCGTGAGCCGAATCCCATTGGAGTAGAGTAGGCCACCGCCTCACCTGCCAATCCTATGGTTGCGGTGATGGAGGTGCGTACACACCTCCTCGTCCTTGTCTGCCTcctcggcgccggcgccggcgcatgCGTGGCGCAGTCTTTGCCGCCGGCGCCGCAGTCCACCGGGGTGGCGCCGCCGCCGAGGCCCACGCCGTTCGGTCGCACCATGTCCACGGTTATCACCGTGGCCATCAgcgtcttcttcttcctgctcttCTTCTGCGCCTACATCAATCAGTGCCGCCTCGCCGAGAACGCCGCGCCGCAGGGTGCCAACGCCGCCGCGGCCGGGCCCGGGGCGTCCAGGAGGGGGAAGCGCGGGCTGGACCCGGCGACGGTGGCCACGTTCCCGATCATGCCGTAccgggagatcaaggagcacaagaTCGGCAGGGGCGTGCTGGAGTGCGCCGTGTGCCTGACGGCGTTCGAGGAGGGCGACGACCTCCGGCTGCTGCCGCACTGCTCGCACGCCTTCCACCCGGAGTGCATCGACCCCTGGCTCGAGGCGCGGATCACGTGCCCGCTCTGCCGCGCCAACCTCgagaagccgccgccgccgccggcgcccgccGTGGCGCCCCCGTCGCCGGAGCAGGTGGCGCGGCGTCAGCCCTCGccttcgccgtcgccgccgcacgCCGTGGTGATACCGgtgcgggaagaggaagaggaggagagcgACGAGGACGACAGGAAGGAGGAGGCGATGGAGCTGGAGATGCTGCGCAGCGAGCGGCGGGCGGCGAGGCTGCCGAGGTCGCACTCGACGGGGCACTCGCTCTTCGCGGCGTCGGCGGCCGCCGCCGAGCGGAGCGACCACGAGAGGTTCACCCTGCGGCTGCCGCACCACGTGAGGGAGCAGGTGCTCAGGTCGCGCCGCCTGCGCCACGCCACCAGCCTGATCGACCTCGCCGGAGCGAGCCCCGAGGGGAGCGTGCGCGGAGGCCGGCCCGCGGACGGGGGAGGCAGCTTCGGCAAtgccggcggcgggcggcggtggcaggCGTTCCTGGCGAGGACGATGTCGTGGGCCCGAGGGGGAGGCGACGGGTCGGTGCGGAAGGGGTGGGACGGGTCCACCCGGAGGGGAAGGGACGATCCCGAGTCGAGCAGAAAGGGAGCCGCTTCGCCGGCGGTGGCGCGGCCATGATGAACAACACGCCGCCACCGGAACTGCAGTGCAGAGCTCGACTGTAAAAAATGCGTGTaatttgcttttttttttttaGCTGATGGTATGGATAAATTTAATTTTTCATCTTTTTATTACGTAGCT
This window encodes:
- the LOC123426866 gene encoding E3 ubiquitin-protein ligase ATL6-like, whose protein sequence is MVAVMEVRTHLLVLVCLLGAGAGACVAQSLPPAPQSTGVAPPPRPTPFGRTMSTVITVAISVFFFLLFFCAYINQCRLAENAAPQGANAAAAGPGASRRGKRGLDPATVATFPIMPYREIKEHKIGRGVLECAVCLTAFEEGDDLRLLPHCSHAFHPECIDPWLEARITCPLCRANLEKPPPPPAPAVAPPSPEQVARRQPSPSPSPPHAVVIPVREEEEEESDEDDRKEEAMELEMLRSERRAARLPRSHSTGHSLFAASAAAAERSDHERFTLRLPHHVREQVLRSRRLRHATSLIDLAGASPEGSVRGGRPADGGGSFGNAGGGRRWQAFLARTMSWARGGGDGSVRKGWDGSTRRGRDDPESSRKGAASPAVARP